A genomic window from Sphingobacterium spiritivorum includes:
- a CDS encoding DUF2147 domain-containing protein, with protein sequence MKKLMLSLMVLFVTVALFAQTDPVIGKWQNPSGEARVEIYKKGDKFYGKIYWLKTPNDESGHPKKDVKNPDDKLKSRPVIGMENLTNFEKVKDNIYENGKVYDPKSGKTYSCKMTLKGDKLDIRGYVGVSLIGRTDTFTRVK encoded by the coding sequence ATGAAGAAATTAATGCTATCATTAATGGTGCTATTCGTAACAGTAGCTCTATTTGCTCAAACAGATCCTGTAATCGGTAAATGGCAGAATCCAAGCGGAGAAGCAAGAGTCGAGATCTATAAAAAGGGCGATAAGTTTTACGGAAAGATTTATTGGCTTAAAACTCCAAACGATGAATCCGGTCATCCTAAAAAAGATGTTAAAAATCCGGATGATAAGCTCAAGAGCAGACCTGTAATTGGCATGGAAAATCTGACAAACTTTGAAAAAGTAAAAGACAATATCTATGAAAACGGAAAAGTATATGATCCTAAATCCGGAAAAACATATAGCTGCAAGATGACGCTTAAAGGAGATAAACTGGATATCAGAGGATATGTAGGTGTAAGTCTCATAGGTCGTACCGATACTTTTACAAGAGTAAAATAA
- a CDS encoding phage holin family protein encodes MKFIISLLLTGVVVAVSAWIIPGVYVAGFGWAIVTGLVIGFVNATVGSILRLFTFPLNWLTLGLVSFIITVLMVLLSDKIMGAKFDVSGFWTAALFAIVVAIVEMILSAILGSSKEN; translated from the coding sequence ATGAAATTTATTATTAGTTTATTATTGACCGGCGTTGTAGTAGCTGTATCAGCCTGGATCATTCCGGGAGTTTATGTTGCAGGTTTCGGGTGGGCGATTGTAACCGGATTGGTTATCGGATTTGTAAATGCGACTGTAGGAAGTATTCTTCGCTTGTTTACCTTCCCCTTGAATTGGTTGACTTTGGGATTGGTATCTTTTATTATTACTGTACTGATGGTATTGTTAAGTGATAAAATTATGGGCGCTAAATTTGATGTATCCGGATTCTGGACCGCAGCATTATTTGCAATCGTCGTCGCTATTGTAGAAATGATATTATCAGCAATTCTGGGATCTTCAAAAGAAAATTGA
- a CDS encoding heavy metal translocating P-type ATPase, giving the protein MCEHHHDHNHTEIKEKPWWIEQKNLLIALIILLTLLLLEYAFRITIPSYLQLIFSSVAYFLAGWPVIDLAVRKASRGDFFNEFVLMTIATIGAFMIGEYEEGVAVMVFYQIGEWFQDSAVDKAKRNIKALLDVRPDEVTVMRDGKELAVHPNQVIIDEIIRIKAGEKVALDGILSSDSASFNTAALTGESKPDTKYKNEEVLAGMINLEKVSMVQVKAAFRDSKLSRILEMVQDATARKSQTQLFISKFSKVYVPIVFGLAVAVCLLPALFVDEYIFREWFYRSLVFLVISCPCALVVSIPLGYFGGIGLASRNGILFKGGNFLDAITTVDSIVMDKTGTLTKGVFEVREVKSAQDITPSELLRYAKAIESQSTHPIAKAVMRHDHNEEPVLPAEHVEEIAGHGLKGIVNGCEILAGNAKLLDKFGISYPAKIKNIVDSIVILAINQQYGGYITVADQVKDDAAEVIRKMKDSGLHTVMLSGDKASVVNDVAQKLGIDEAYGNLLPEDKVKHVQALLDQNRKVAFAGDGVNDAPVVALATVGIAMGGLGADATVETADVVIQNDEPRKILAAIRVGKLTRNIVWQNIILALSVKIIVLILGAGGVATLWEAVIADVGVALAAILNAVRVQRMKV; this is encoded by the coding sequence ATGTGCGAACATCATCATGACCATAATCATACGGAGATCAAAGAAAAACCCTGGTGGATCGAACAGAAAAACCTGCTTATTGCACTTATCATCTTACTAACCCTTCTCCTGCTGGAATATGCTTTCCGGATTACTATTCCTTCCTATTTACAACTCATTTTCAGTTCGGTTGCATATTTTCTGGCTGGATGGCCTGTCATTGATCTGGCTGTAAGAAAGGCTTCAAGAGGTGATTTTTTCAATGAATTTGTACTTATGACGATCGCAACAATAGGAGCTTTTATGATCGGCGAATATGAAGAAGGAGTTGCAGTAATGGTATTTTACCAGATCGGAGAATGGTTTCAGGATAGTGCCGTAGACAAAGCCAAAAGAAATATCAAAGCTTTATTGGATGTCAGACCAGATGAAGTCACCGTAATGAGAGACGGAAAGGAACTTGCTGTACATCCGAATCAGGTAATTATAGATGAAATCATCCGTATTAAGGCCGGGGAAAAGGTAGCTCTCGACGGGATCTTATCTTCCGATTCAGCATCATTTAATACCGCGGCGCTTACCGGAGAAAGCAAGCCGGACACAAAGTACAAAAATGAAGAGGTCCTGGCCGGGATGATCAATCTGGAAAAAGTGAGTATGGTGCAGGTTAAGGCTGCTTTTAGGGACAGTAAACTTAGCCGTATTCTGGAAATGGTACAGGATGCTACCGCCCGAAAATCACAGACTCAGCTCTTTATCAGTAAATTTTCGAAAGTATATGTCCCTATTGTATTTGGGCTTGCAGTCGCAGTCTGTCTGCTTCCTGCACTTTTTGTAGATGAATATATATTCAGAGAGTGGTTTTATCGTTCACTTGTCTTTCTGGTGATCAGTTGTCCCTGCGCATTGGTAGTCTCCATTCCATTAGGGTATTTCGGAGGTATCGGACTTGCTTCCCGCAACGGAATACTCTTTAAAGGAGGCAATTTTCTGGATGCGATTACGACAGTAGACAGCATTGTGATGGACAAAACCGGCACATTGACGAAAGGTGTTTTTGAAGTCAGGGAAGTTAAATCCGCTCAGGATATTACACCTTCCGAATTGCTCCGTTATGCCAAAGCGATTGAATCTCAGTCTACGCATCCTATTGCCAAAGCCGTAATGCGGCATGATCATAATGAGGAACCTGTTCTACCGGCAGAACACGTGGAGGAGATTGCCGGACATGGGTTGAAAGGAATAGTCAATGGCTGCGAGATTCTCGCCGGTAATGCGAAGTTGCTCGATAAATTTGGCATCTCCTATCCCGCTAAAATTAAGAATATCGTAGATTCTATTGTTATACTGGCTATTAATCAACAATATGGAGGCTATATTACTGTTGCTGATCAGGTAAAGGATGATGCAGCCGAAGTGATACGTAAAATGAAAGACAGCGGTTTGCACACCGTAATGTTATCCGGAGACAAGGCATCTGTTGTCAATGACGTTGCTCAAAAGTTAGGAATAGACGAGGCATACGGCAATCTGTTACCCGAAGATAAGGTAAAGCATGTACAAGCATTACTGGATCAGAACCGAAAAGTTGCCTTTGCAGGGGATGGTGTAAACGATGCTCCTGTCGTAGCATTAGCAACAGTAGGAATCGCTATGGGCGGATTGGGAGCAGATGCTACAGTAGAAACTGCCGATGTGGTTATACAAAATGATGAACCTCGTAAAATACTGGCAGCGATACGTGTAGGAAAACTGACAAGAAATATTGTTTGGCAGAATATCATATTAGCACTAAGTGTAAAAATCATTGTTCTGATTCTGGGCGCCGGCGGAGTGGCGACACTCTGGGAGGCTGTTATTGCAGATGTAGGTGTTGCACTGGCTGCCATTCTCAACGCTGTTCGTGTACAGCGAATGAAAGTCTAG
- a CDS encoding PepSY-associated TM helix domain-containing protein, with translation MNKSKQTTTDSKWPKIRKFFNDLHLWFGLISGIVVLIVCLTGTIYVYNTEIREAAAPHLYKVEKPAQEAMTADDLLIAAKKQIKGKISGIRINHDPERAYAILYSKPKKEEGKADGKDQSVKSAEKAEAKKDVKEGIAANGEGKNKKEGQQKEKKSGPPAGGRQRANQMMINPYTGELLGDPQEKETKTAAFMQKMFSLHRWLMLNEIEKPLIEGVENRKLGSWITGTATLLFTLGVISGIVIWFPQRLRGWKNGLKIKWSAKWKRINHDLHNTLGFYSCIILFLMGVTGPFWSFDWYRTGWQKTWGTYKEAPKEGGVPPKEEKKEESIYPGPEHAPLAVNQLLSLADKELDYPGDYMLSLPSDSVATVSISKYRKGFFAPATADRLILDQYSGKILKKEIFAEKPLNERISSSVKSLHVGDVYGPFTKLLYFISCLIATSLPVTGVMIWLNKMKKTKKKKPGMA, from the coding sequence ATGAATAAATCAAAACAAACAACAACGGATTCGAAATGGCCGAAAATCCGTAAGTTTTTCAACGACCTTCACCTTTGGTTTGGTTTGATCAGTGGTATCGTTGTCTTGATTGTATGCCTTACAGGTACAATCTATGTGTACAATACGGAAATTCGTGAAGCAGCAGCTCCGCATCTGTATAAAGTGGAAAAGCCTGCTCAGGAAGCAATGACTGCGGATGATCTTCTTATCGCTGCGAAAAAACAAATTAAAGGTAAAATTTCCGGGATCCGGATTAACCATGATCCGGAGAGAGCCTATGCCATCCTGTATAGCAAACCTAAAAAAGAGGAAGGAAAAGCGGATGGAAAAGATCAGTCTGTGAAGAGTGCGGAAAAGGCTGAGGCTAAAAAAGATGTCAAAGAAGGTATTGCTGCAAACGGGGAAGGAAAAAATAAAAAAGAAGGGCAGCAAAAAGAGAAAAAGTCTGGTCCTCCGGCTGGCGGGCGTCAAAGAGCCAATCAGATGATGATCAACCCTTATACCGGTGAATTATTGGGTGATCCGCAGGAAAAGGAAACAAAGACAGCCGCTTTTATGCAAAAGATGTTTAGTTTGCACCGTTGGCTCATGCTGAATGAAATCGAAAAACCCCTTATTGAAGGAGTGGAAAACAGAAAGCTGGGAAGCTGGATCACAGGGACAGCGACTTTGCTCTTTACATTAGGTGTAATCAGCGGAATCGTTATCTGGTTTCCACAACGTCTCAGAGGATGGAAGAACGGGTTAAAGATCAAATGGTCTGCAAAGTGGAAACGTATAAATCATGACCTGCATAATACATTGGGTTTTTACAGCTGCATTATTTTATTTCTGATGGGTGTAACAGGCCCTTTCTGGTCATTCGACTGGTATCGGACAGGCTGGCAGAAGACCTGGGGAACCTATAAGGAGGCTCCGAAAGAAGGAGGCGTACCTCCCAAAGAAGAAAAGAAAGAAGAATCCATATATCCTGGTCCGGAACACGCTCCATTAGCCGTGAATCAGTTATTGTCATTAGCAGATAAGGAACTTGATTATCCGGGCGATTATATGCTTTCTCTGCCTTCCGATTCTGTGGCCACAGTATCTATATCCAAATATAGAAAAGGATTCTTCGCTCCGGCAACAGCGGACAGATTAATATTAGATCAGTATTCCGGAAAAATTCTGAAAAAGGAAATTTTTGCAGAAAAACCTTTGAATGAACGCATATCCTCTTCTGTAAAGAGTCTGCATGTCGGAGATGTATATGGTCCGTTTACCAAGCTGCTGTATTTTATATCCTGCCTCATAGCCACCTCACTTCCGGTGACGGGAGTCATGATCTGGTTGAATAAGATGAAGAAAACAAAAAAGAAAAAACCGGGAATGGCTTAA
- a CDS encoding SusD/RagB family nutrient-binding outer membrane lipoprotein produces the protein MKYNIIKIGLLAFVSITLTACSDFLDVNVNPNSPIKENLSLNAKLPAALVTTAVNEAIQLNQIGGLWGGYWGTSNEGVSSFTSLKTYNGPAIRDTRDGVPVWESNYNNLLYYKEILDQANTEDAKFYSGIAKIMMAYHFFILVDFYNNVPFDEALKGSAVLHPSYEPGKDVYTKSINLITEGIQEIKVASLLPTNDDVLFKGDKVKWAKFGNTLKLRALLRQSEVSAQATYITQEIAKIVQEGSGFLLENASVNPGYLNTATKMNPFYETFYRNNAGVAVANYANIRPTQYLISKYKEFNDPRLAQNYTSVAGDYKGVIFGNNTIANEFAAATTSAFKGPTENANQPAGIVKSFNQVSMIISLAEANFLQAEAMERGWISGVASQLYQSGIQASFNYLFNVNNYNIQSYINQNNVSYATATNKMERIITQKWLALNSINNIQAWNDFRRLGFPNFPNSVSSPTPGAYPLRFMYPETEINTNGDNVVAQGEIGILSSKVWWDAN, from the coding sequence ATGAAATACAATATTATAAAAATAGGTTTGCTGGCATTCGTTTCAATTACACTAACAGCATGTAGTGATTTTCTGGATGTAAATGTGAATCCGAACTCCCCAATAAAGGAAAATTTAAGTTTAAATGCCAAATTGCCTGCTGCATTGGTTACAACAGCAGTGAATGAGGCCATTCAGTTAAACCAGATCGGAGGATTATGGGGCGGCTATTGGGGAACATCCAATGAGGGGGTTAGTTCATTTACATCGCTGAAAACGTATAATGGGCCGGCTATCCGGGATACCCGTGACGGAGTTCCGGTTTGGGAATCCAACTACAATAATCTTTTGTATTACAAGGAAATATTAGATCAGGCAAATACGGAAGATGCAAAATTTTATTCAGGTATTGCCAAAATTATGATGGCTTATCACTTCTTTATTCTTGTAGATTTCTATAATAATGTGCCATTTGATGAGGCATTAAAGGGGTCTGCTGTTCTGCACCCATCATATGAACCGGGTAAAGATGTGTATACCAAATCTATCAATCTTATCACAGAGGGTATTCAGGAAATCAAAGTTGCATCCCTGTTGCCGACAAATGATGATGTCCTGTTTAAAGGGGATAAGGTTAAGTGGGCAAAGTTTGGAAATACATTAAAATTGAGAGCCCTTTTAAGACAATCTGAAGTTTCTGCACAGGCAACTTATATTACACAGGAGATTGCGAAAATTGTACAGGAAGGATCAGGTTTTCTGTTAGAAAATGCAAGCGTCAATCCGGGGTATCTGAATACAGCAACCAAGATGAATCCCTTCTATGAGACATTCTATCGTAATAATGCAGGTGTGGCAGTTGCTAATTATGCAAATATACGCCCCACTCAATACCTGATCAGTAAATATAAGGAATTTAATGATCCCCGTCTGGCACAGAATTATACGAGTGTTGCAGGAGATTATAAAGGAGTGATTTTCGGAAACAATACCATTGCCAATGAATTTGCTGCGGCAACTACTTCAGCGTTCAAAGGTCCGACTGAAAACGCTAATCAACCTGCCGGGATTGTAAAATCATTTAATCAGGTCAGTATGATCATTTCCCTGGCGGAAGCTAACTTTCTGCAAGCGGAGGCCATGGAAAGAGGCTGGATAAGCGGAGTGGCAAGTCAGCTGTATCAAAGCGGCATACAGGCTTCATTCAACTATTTGTTTAATGTCAACAATTACAATATACAGTCCTATATCAATCAGAACAATGTCAGTTATGCTACGGCTACAAATAAGATGGAACGGATTATAACTCAGAAGTGGCTGGCATTGAACAGTATTAATAATATTCAGGCGTGGAATGATTTCAGACGTCTGGGCTTTCCAAACTTCCCGAATTCTGTATCTTCACCTACGCCGGGTGCATATCCGTTGCGGTTTATGTATCCGGAAACAGAAATCAATACAAATGGTGATAATGTAGTCGCTCAGGGAGAAATTGGAATCCTGTCTTCCAAAGTGTGGTGGGATGCTAATTAA
- a CDS encoding SusC/RagA family TonB-linked outer membrane protein, with the protein MLKKYFSILLLVWVSMYATESSAQTHITLEGRILDQKSDEPISGVSVSVKENPRSGSVITGSQGSFRIRAHRGQTLVISHIGYMAAEAVVNTSQSDLIFRLTEDPHVLSEVLVTGALGIKRQSRELGTSAQSVSNEELNLGKVVNPLLALSSKVAGLRVNATDLTTGKTDPGIQIRLRGTRSLNRSKNDPLYVVDGVPLPDITRINPNDIQDITVLKGANAAALYGSEGVNGAIMITTKSGRSERGQINFSNSTTFSNVFLLPPAQTVFGQGQNGVYSPVANESWGDKFNGETRDFGLPINGVQPTKVYSAPSKDNRLGFFDTGITAQNDLSFSGGDEKGSYFVSLQDVRIKGVIPGDKSSRTGARFNGSRRFNKLNTSFNMNYVFFKNNTTSDGPWLSVYTQPANIDYKEARNWEDPASPNHPLNWYNPVASTRNPIFMADNNRNMYDQHTLNSKLEFNYEFTDWFDATYRTGLYFQSEPGRVTNRKLVSNVATRNINGSVNDTHRGFTRFNNDLILNFHKNFGDFSTKLLVGQNVRMDDSKQINVSAANLLFEDIFNQGSRTGELTGGSTITKYRSLATYGEFTAGYRNYLFLTLTGRNDQVSVLDPNNNSYFSPGISSSFVFTDAIESLKNSSILSYGRIYTSYNKTGNVTLDPYRLNLTYSQTGGFPFGSLVGFTPSLSEPNLLIKPEFVKSFEVGTQLAFFNDRLRTDIAYAYSDSDGQIFNAGISSATGFNSTIVNAGQIINKTLEVMINGTAIKNRDVRLEFGVNFSYTDTKAKNLYAGNEFNIFRQAYAIKGEQYPTLRMTDFMKENGKIVLDKDGNVIPSKDEKILGTMVPPYLFGFNTKFSYKSLTVGFQIDSRLGSWMYSEVVPRMYAAGTHPETVKYDRQPFIMPNSMVRLADGSIVENTNVYSKGDKAWWTAYGNIQTTTAAKGDYLKLRELYIGYDLPEKWLTGQKLIKKASIGFVGNNLFIIRHSSNTIGDPEALYNQTDGYNSFRQIPSARSMGFNVNMTF; encoded by the coding sequence ATGTTAAAAAAATACTTTTCAATCTTATTACTTGTATGGGTGTCGATGTACGCGACTGAGTCATCTGCGCAGACACATATTACATTGGAAGGGCGTATTCTGGATCAGAAAAGTGATGAACCTATCAGTGGTGTATCGGTTTCAGTGAAGGAAAATCCGCGTTCAGGAAGTGTAATTACAGGTTCTCAGGGTTCCTTCCGGATCCGGGCACATCGCGGACAGACATTAGTTATTTCTCATATTGGTTACATGGCTGCAGAGGCTGTGGTTAACACGAGTCAGTCTGATCTTATATTTCGTTTAACGGAAGATCCGCATGTGCTTAGCGAGGTCCTTGTAACAGGAGCTTTAGGTATTAAAAGACAATCCAGAGAACTGGGAACATCTGCACAATCGGTCAGCAATGAAGAGCTTAATCTAGGTAAAGTGGTTAATCCTTTACTGGCTCTATCAAGTAAGGTTGCAGGATTGAGAGTGAATGCTACGGATCTCACAACAGGTAAAACAGATCCGGGTATTCAGATCCGATTGAGAGGAACACGCTCGCTGAACAGATCTAAAAATGATCCGTTATATGTTGTGGATGGTGTTCCTTTGCCGGATATTACCCGTATTAATCCAAATGATATACAGGATATCACGGTGCTTAAGGGCGCAAATGCCGCTGCTTTGTACGGATCTGAAGGTGTCAACGGTGCTATTATGATCACGACGAAATCAGGGCGATCGGAGAGAGGGCAGATCAATTTCAGTAACAGTACCACGTTTTCAAATGTGTTTTTATTGCCTCCGGCGCAGACTGTATTCGGACAGGGACAGAATGGTGTATACAGCCCTGTCGCCAACGAGTCATGGGGAGATAAATTTAATGGTGAAACGAGAGACTTCGGTTTACCGATCAACGGAGTGCAGCCAACAAAAGTGTATTCTGCTCCGTCAAAAGATAACCGCTTAGGTTTCTTTGATACCGGGATTACTGCTCAGAATGATTTGTCCTTTTCCGGCGGAGACGAAAAGGGTTCATATTTTGTGTCTTTACAGGATGTGCGTATAAAAGGAGTAATTCCGGGAGATAAATCCAGCCGTACAGGTGCCAGATTTAACGGATCCCGTCGTTTTAACAAGCTGAATACTTCATTTAATATGAATTATGTATTCTTTAAGAACAATACAACAAGTGACGGTCCCTGGTTATCGGTCTATACACAGCCTGCCAATATCGATTATAAAGAAGCAAGAAACTGGGAAGACCCGGCTTCTCCCAATCATCCGCTGAACTGGTATAATCCGGTAGCAAGTACAAGAAATCCGATTTTTATGGCGGATAATAATAGAAATATGTATGATCAGCATACTTTAAATTCAAAACTGGAATTCAATTACGAGTTTACAGACTGGTTTGATGCGACGTACAGAACAGGTCTCTATTTCCAGTCTGAGCCGGGAAGGGTCACTAACCGCAAGTTAGTATCAAATGTTGCTACACGAAATATCAATGGTTCGGTAAATGATACACATCGCGGATTCACAAGGTTCAATAATGACCTGATTTTGAATTTTCACAAAAACTTCGGGGATTTTTCTACTAAATTATTAGTAGGACAGAATGTACGCATGGATGATTCCAAGCAGATCAACGTAAGCGCGGCAAATTTATTGTTTGAAGATATATTCAACCAGGGCTCAAGAACAGGAGAGCTGACCGGCGGATCTACTATAACGAAATATCGTTCACTGGCAACTTACGGTGAGTTTACAGCGGGATACAGAAATTATTTGTTTTTGACTTTAACAGGTAGAAATGATCAGGTATCCGTATTGGATCCGAATAATAACAGCTACTTCTCTCCGGGGATCAGTTCATCATTTGTGTTTACAGATGCGATAGAAAGCCTTAAGAATAGCAGCATACTAAGTTATGGCCGGATTTATACCTCTTATAACAAGACCGGTAATGTTACCTTAGATCCTTACAGATTAAACCTGACGTACAGTCAGACCGGTGGGTTTCCATTTGGTAGCCTGGTGGGATTTACTCCCTCCTTATCGGAACCGAATTTATTAATCAAACCTGAATTTGTAAAATCATTTGAGGTGGGAACCCAACTCGCATTCTTTAATGACAGATTACGTACGGATATAGCCTATGCGTATTCGGATTCTGACGGACAGATTTTCAATGCCGGGATATCGAGTGCTACAGGATTCAATTCTACTATTGTCAATGCCGGGCAGATAATTAATAAGACACTTGAGGTCATGATTAATGGTACTGCTATTAAAAATAGAGATGTAAGATTGGAGTTCGGAGTTAATTTCAGTTATACGGATACCAAAGCGAAAAATCTATATGCAGGTAATGAGTTTAATATTTTCAGACAGGCATATGCTATTAAAGGAGAGCAATACCCGACCCTTCGTATGACCGATTTTATGAAGGAGAACGGAAAGATTGTACTGGATAAAGACGGGAATGTTATTCCATCCAAAGATGAGAAAATATTAGGCACAATGGTGCCTCCTTATCTGTTTGGATTTAATACCAAATTCAGTTATAAATCTCTGACAGTAGGATTTCAGATCGATTCGAGGTTAGGCAGCTGGATGTATTCTGAAGTTGTACCTCGTATGTATGCTGCCGGTACCCATCCGGAGACAGTGAAATATGACAGACAGCCGTTTATTATGCCAAACTCTATGGTTAGGCTGGCGGACGGATCTATTGTTGAGAATACGAATGTATACTCTAAAGGAGATAAGGCCTGGTGGACTGCTTATGGAAATATTCAGACAACCACTGCAGCAAAAGGTGATTATTTAAAGCTAAGAGAGCTTTATATCGGATATGACTTGCCTGAAAAATGGTTGACAGGGCAGAAGCTGATTAAAAAGGCTAGCATTGGATTTGTCGGAAATAACCTGTTTATCATCAGACATTCTTCCAATACAATCGGTGATCCTGAAGCACTGTATAATCAAACAGACGGATACAACAGTTTCAGACAGATTCCTTCAGCAAGATCAATGGGCTTTAATGTTAACATGACTTTTTAA
- a CDS encoding helix-turn-helix domain-containing protein produces MKLLNTKKRTLNYDHPDYGIRLINPYTTYELVPEHEGYLVVIAIKEGCSLSAGNHKLILKERDSTIIRLDNTHIKVSSRHPDAQCLTLLYKPSYLKHMDITDQNILHIDAGIRKVEKTETEVASRTYIKAVDLIRVQATHTLLPAFYKSKSLYILSSLMDGIQRMVLSKPAELRETDIEKIKKVKYIIETNLNKNFTIQHLAREVGTNVQYLKQHFKQYYGKTIFSFISECKMQKAQHLLKERELTISFISHQLGYKHASHFTNAFKKFFGYVPNTIRYSLILFYNEIIAITELGLV; encoded by the coding sequence ATGAAATTGCTTAATACGAAAAAACGTACACTTAATTATGATCACCCGGATTACGGTATCAGATTGATCAACCCGTATACTACATATGAGCTTGTTCCTGAGCACGAGGGTTATCTGGTGGTGATAGCTATAAAAGAAGGATGTTCATTATCCGCCGGAAATCACAAACTGATCCTGAAAGAAAGAGACAGCACGATCATTCGGCTCGACAATACGCATATAAAAGTAAGTTCCAGGCATCCGGATGCACAATGCCTTACCTTATTATACAAGCCTTCTTACCTGAAACATATGGACATCACAGACCAAAATATTCTCCATATAGATGCGGGAATCCGCAAAGTTGAAAAAACGGAAACCGAAGTCGCTTCCAGAACTTATATTAAAGCTGTCGATCTTATCCGGGTACAGGCTACTCATACTCTTTTACCAGCGTTCTATAAATCCAAATCCCTTTATATCCTATCTTCACTGATGGATGGTATCCAGCGCATGGTATTGTCAAAACCGGCTGAATTACGGGAGACTGATATTGAAAAGATCAAAAAAGTAAAGTATATTATTGAAACTAACCTGAATAAGAATTTTACTATTCAACATTTAGCAAGAGAAGTTGGCACGAATGTTCAATACCTTAAGCAGCATTTCAAACAGTACTATGGCAAGACCATCTTTAGTTTTATTTCTGAATGTAAGATGCAAAAGGCGCAGCACCTGCTGAAAGAACGGGAACTGACCATCAGCTTTATCAGTCATCAACTGGGATACAAGCATGCCAGTCATTTTACAAATGCTTTCAAAAAATTCTTCGGCTACGTCCCGAATACTATCCGGTATTCCCTTATTCTTTTCTATAATGAAATAATAGCCATCACGGAACTTGGCCTTGTATAA